Proteins found in one Hyla sarda isolate aHylSar1 chromosome 7, aHylSar1.hap1, whole genome shotgun sequence genomic segment:
- the NEUROG3 gene encoding neurogenin-3 translates to MSSKTENSHSRSERYLYYDVSDEEGHSLSLPCSPAPSAGSEGCLVGEKIPLSDSRELQRKRQKGRRRSQVKNEVTIIKQKKNRRTKANDRERNRMHNLNSALDALRSVLPTFPDDAKLTKIETLRFAHNYIWALSETLQIADHSLLSMAQQGMTDSFEKLSKTCLMVDLTSPNSSCSSSSDWDSLYSPGSKSSSNSPTDMDDFTSQSSSCLRYTDTFSEFI, encoded by the coding sequence ATGTCTTCAAAAACAGAGAATAGCCATAGCAGAAGTGAGAGATACCTCTACTATGATGTTTCTGATGAGGAGGGCCATTCTCTTTCACTGCCCTGTTCTCCAGCCCCCTCAGCTGGGAGTGAAGGTTGTTTAGTGGGAGAAAAAATTCCCCTTTCTGACTCCAGGGAGTTGCAGAGAAAAAGGCAAAAAGGGAGAAGAAGATCACAAGTCAAGAATGAAGTAACAAtcattaaacaaaaaaagaatCGCAGGACAAAAGCTAATGATAGAGAAAGGAACCGAATGCACAACCTCAACTCAGCATTGGATGCCTTGAGGAGTGTTCTACCTACCTTTCCAGATGATGCAAAGCTGACCAAGATTGAAACCCTGAGGTTTGCTCACAATTACATCTGGGCTTTGTCTGAGACTCTGCAGATTGCTGACCATAGCCTACTTAGCATGGCACAACAGGGTATGACAGACTCATTTGAAAAGTTATCTAAGACATGCTTAATGGTGGATCTCACTAGTCCAAATAGTAGCTGCAGTTCCTCCAGTGACTGGGACTCTCTCTATTCTCCAGGATCAAAGAGCAGCAGCAATAGCCCCACAGACATGGATGATTTTACTTCTCAATCCAGTTCATGCCTGAGATACACTGATACTTTTTCAGAGTTCATATGA